One segment of Desulfovibrio sp. JC010 DNA contains the following:
- the rpiB gene encoding ribose 5-phosphate isomerase B has product MAGKVVIGSDHGGFVLKTFAIKLLSDMGYDVIDAGPEEAVSCDYPVYAEKVAETVTGEDIPGILICGTGLGMSMAANKIKGIRAAMCTNEYMAKMARAHNNANILCLGERVIGPGLAEEIIRAFMTSEFEGDRHLRRINLFDK; this is encoded by the coding sequence ATGGCCGGTAAAGTTGTAATCGGTTCGGACCACGGGGGCTTCGTCCTCAAGACATTTGCCATCAAACTGCTCAGCGACATGGGCTATGATGTAATTGATGCCGGACCTGAAGAAGCTGTCAGCTGCGACTATCCTGTTTACGCCGAAAAAGTAGCCGAAACGGTTACCGGGGAAGATATTCCCGGCATCCTCATCTGCGGAACCGGACTGGGTATGTCCATGGCTGCTAACAAAATCAAGGGCATCCGTGCCGCCATGTGTACCAACGAGTACATGGCCAAGATGGCCCGTGCGCACAACAACGCGAATATCCTCTGCCTCGGAGAAAGGGTCATCGGCCCCGGTCTGGCGGAAGAAATAATCCGCGCCTTCATGACATCCGAATTTGAAGGTGACCGGCACCTGCGCAGAATCAATCTTTTCGATAAATAG